In Bubalus kerabau isolate K-KA32 ecotype Philippines breed swamp buffalo chromosome 4, PCC_UOA_SB_1v2, whole genome shotgun sequence, one DNA window encodes the following:
- the SPEM1 gene encoding spermatid maturation protein 1 encodes MAMAERPRPGWASYHNPNTNSCQDLGNSILLLLGLIICINIGINMVTLLWRRLRGFLHQVFRVICEKEASKLRSPGKQTQPSKHSSPAVHLQCTMDAVKMTVTPPPTRRRRLRGSSSRRARRPVAWAPDTDDDGDEKPPHQHTAACSHNWDYPEDWEGLQTAQRFWTPWAQDTLEPPTQTIRFQQTIEGRPLKREMQSDLGLEAYVYPVNPPLPSPQILSHKNSGGGAGAGAQAEQEQCAPAEPPILGPANVPDIPRRRSSGRVAYDARDVRRRLRELTREVEALSHCYPLASGSSTAEGMRKDWVYHSLTER; translated from the exons ATGGCCATGGCTGAGCGGCCACGGCCCGGGTGGGCCTCGTATCACAACCCTAACACCAACAGCTGCCAGGACCTGGGCAActccatcctgctgctgctgggccTTATCATTTGCATTAACATTGGCATCAACATGGTGACGCTG CTCTGGCGCAGACTCCGTGGCTTCTTACACCAAGTGTTCCGTGTTATTTGTGAGAAAG AAGCTTCTAAGTTACGCTCACCTGGGAAGCAGACCCAGCCCTCAAAGCATAGCTCTCCAGCAGTCCACCTACAATGCACCATGGACGCTGTGAAGATGACGGTGACCCCCCCACCCACTCGCCGCCGTCGCCTTCGAGGCTCTTCATCGCGCCGTGCCCGCCGCCCAGTGGCCTGGGCCCCTGACACTGACGACGATGGTGACGAGAAGCCCCCACATCAGCACACAGCAGCCTGCTCCCACAACTGGGACTACCCTGAGGATTGGGAGGGTTTACAGACTGCCCAGAGGTTCTGGACTCCCTGGGCCCAGGACACCTTGGAGCCTCCTACCCAGACCATCCGCTTCCAGCAGACTATAGAGGGAAGGCCCCTCAAGAGAGAGATGCAGTCTGATCTGGGCCTAGAGGCCTACGTGTACCCTGTgaatcccccactccccagccctcAGATCCTGAGCCACAAGAACAGTGGAGGGGGGGCAGGGGCCGGGGCCCAGGCGGAACAGGAGCAGTGcgcaccagctgagccacccatCCTGGGCCCGGCCAATGTCCCGGACATCCCCCGGCGCCGCTCCTCAGGGCGCGTCGCCTACGATGCCAGGGACGTAAGGCGGCGGCTGCGGGAGCTGACCAGGGAGGTGGAGGCCCTGTCTCACTGTTACCCTCTGGCCTCTGGATCCAGCACGGCTGAGGGGATGAGAAAGGACTGGGTATACCATTCCCTGACAGAGAGGTGA